ACAAAGCATACATGTAGCATCACTGATTTAGGTCATCATTCACAGTAGTAATTATTTTAGGAGCTGCTCTTAATAACTGCTAGAAACCTGCACTGTTTAATGATAATTCTACAAAGCTTAACCAGAGACCTAAGCATGAATTCCAACCCCAAGGCAAGGTCTGGTATAATATCATAAGCTTTCTGtgtaataaatacagaaaaatgtatCCTTAGTAGTATGTCAGTGGCATAAAATCTTAGAAAAAATTAAACCGGTGATGTAGAAGTCTCAAAAACTCATGCATCAAATATGATACGCTTGGTgttaaatggataatgaccTCACGTCAACATGTTCATTGAGAATATAATTGTTAATGAGAATAATCAATAGCTGCAATGCTAATTAAGATAATAGTTTGATATAAATATGCTTGGctctgtgacagcagcagcagagtcctAGCAGGAACAGTGACCACTGTGCACTAAATACTGATTAGACTGAACCATTTCCTTTAGTTCTTGTATCACAGATCTAATTTATTGCCAGTATTTTTCTGGCATTTTTCTGATCTCTTGATGTTTTAGGCTAAGTAGTTTTGTTATTCGTCTGAACTGTGCTCTGCTACCGTTTTGGCTGGGTGTCCTTTAGTCTCAGCAGGACTGAAGCAGTTaaacaaaaagagaagaatAACAAAGCTGCCTAAAGGCTGCTGGCTGGATAAAGGGTACTTTATGGCCCAGCGGTTCCTCTGGCCTAAATACTTGTAGGGATGTTCTGAAAACTAAGGAAACAAATGCGAGCAGCACAGATTGTGTATGTAAGATGTAGGACGTTGTGAATATTGGAAGTGGACCAAACTAATTTCCCCTGAGGATGTTTCGATCTCTGCCTGTAAAGATAAAGACACTGTATTCCCAGAACCTGCAGGGATAAGCAAGTTTCAGTGTTGTatgagcgtgtgtgtgagatcaaGTTATTATTTTAGCCCTCGATACAATCCATCACTTGGAGATTTTATCCTTATCACCTGCTCACTGTCACCCCTCGCTAGCAGAGCTCAAACTGTGAAAAACTTTACTGCGTAgatacaaaaagaagaagaagaacagaaaaGTGGCGCTATCTTTAGTATGATTTACTGCGTTTCTAACACTACAGCTGCTGGTTGGGAAAGTGTCCCATTAAAATTCTTTCAGGGAAAGCACAGGGTGATCCCCGCTGCCTCTGTGAAAGCCTTATTCTAAGAGCTTGAATGAATGTTATCCTTGACTGTAAGACCACATCTGAAGGCTTAGAAATATCTCCCTAGTTGTAGACCTAAAATGTTTGTCAAATGTGGGaaagtcagtgtgtgtttgcaggttgTTGAACTCATAGGAACCTTTTAGTAAATATGCAGTTAGGGACGGTTTCCTGCATGCATGTAGTGATTGTGCAAAAATTTAGAAGGGCTGCCAAATGTCTCTAATTTTGACTGAATGGAGAAAGCAGATGCTGAACAGCTGGGTAGCACTAAGTGTGAGGGATTGTTACAGGCAGGTCTAGTGCTCACTTGTTAAACACAGGCACAACCCTGGATATTTTCACAATGTACATTAAATACTGAACAGTTCCCCAGTGCACATGAAGTGAATCCAAGCTTAAGCTGCAgagctcccttttttttttatcgtttTCTGAATAACGCAGCAGTGCACACACAGTTGCTTGGTTAATGGTCACTAATTTCTAGTTGTGACCATGTAATTCCTCATAAACTCAGTCAAGATACCATGCAAAGTACCTGAAGTGGCAgcatgtttgtctttgactgTGTCATCTTTGTCTCAGTGGGTGAGAGTTTATTCTATGGATTAGATGCACTCAGCCTTAAAGAGTTAGTTATAGCAGGTTTATCACATTGAATCTCGGGATCAGTGTGAATTCATCAAACTGTTGATGACCAGTCCAGTTTAGGGAAAGAGGAACATTGTGTTGTTGGTGACCTTGAAGCCTTTTTAATGTTGCAGTGAGTATAAAAGACTGAACCAGTTGGACTAGTCTGACGCTAAAGTGCCTGTGGCTGAGGCAGGTAGGGCCTTAcctgaacacattcacacaaaatgCTGTGAATAATTTAGGGTGTGAACTGATCCAGTATTAGTGAATTGGGTGTAACACTGTGCTGAGCCACATGGTGAGCTTAGATGACGCCACGTTCTTAAAAAGTTTTGATGCCAGCAAAACCTATTCACAACATGAAGAATGAAGacttgtttgtgtttctctgcacACAGCAGCAATTTTACATGCTAATTTGTTCAAAGAGTGATAATGCCCTGAGAATTTGTCAAAGAATTCATACCAGTTTTTGTCCAAGCGATCAAAAACCCTGCTGCAAGGTCAGTTCAGAGGCTGTGTCTGCAGATGTTACAGAGTTGCGGAGAATTCCAGTGCTTTTAAGGGTGTGGCGGGTTTGTGGAGTGAGAAAAGAAATTTGTCACAGCTTGAACCTCAGTAACCTTGTAAACTGTGCTCAGGCTGGGGGTGGGAAGCCATTTCTCAGAGAGCTGCAACAATGACTAAACACCGTGTAGGCCTTGAACAATAGATGACTCCTTTATTTCTACAAACAAAGGTGATAAGACCTGCGTGCCTGTATTTACCACTAATCTGCGTCCTGATCGTTCAGAAACCATTGATTTTGGACAAATGTCATAATTCAGTCATTCATAATTTACAGCAGTTACTGCTGTAAATTATAAGCTTCTGCGTTTTTAAGTAAATCAACTTGAAATTGGAAATGGGAGTTGCACCTTCTAAAGATCGAAACCCATGTTTACAAAAGTAGCATCTCTGTGGTGTGTAAGACATACGCTGCATACATGACGTAAGTATTCTTTATACACCATGGTTGAAAAGCTTACAACGGCTTCTTAGGAAAATGAACTTTTCagggttttgtttctgtttcccaGAATGTCACTAAtctgtttgtttatgtttgatttCAGCCTGGGCCCAGGCAGTCGCTGCTCTAATGATCATTGGCCTAATCCTCCTCATCATCGCCTTCATTCTCGCCATTGTGGCTATGTGTAACATCAACACTGGTCTTATGATTGCCGTAGCAGCATTCTTGATCCTTGTTGGtaagttttacacacacacacacacacacacacacacacacacacacacacacacacacacacacacacacacacatacacacaaacaactaATTTCTGCAGGTATAATTACTTCCACATCtagataataaaaatatttcaaacaaaGTCAGGTGGGGCTGGCATGATTTattgagaagaagaaaaaaatcctccatttccctttttctttgttgtaaaatgaaattaactGTAACTACACAAAGAGCAACGCTCAACCACAGATAAGATTTATTGAACTGCCTCCGGTCTTATCGGTGCAGTTCACGATGCTTTAATCTTCAAAGAATATATTAAAGCTTGCAAATATAACTCGGTTTTCAGACAGCAACTTCACAAATAGCAACACAGTAtgcaaaaatagtaaaaaaaaaaataagaatctaAAAATATTATGTTATACTAAGACTACAAAAGAGAATCTGAttgtaaacatttgatatgttgaaAATTTTAGTAATTCACAGTAATTTTGTCATCCaaatctttatattttgatCATAAAATTTAAGTCAGATGAGCAGGAGTGAGGTTTTAATGCCAGCAGAGAGACAAAGGATAACAGTGGGATGACAGTAGATGGTAAAAATTTAAGCTTTCCTTGGAAGGGATGTACGTGGGAGGTACATGAGATCACAGAATGAAATTGGTGACTACGAAGGTGAGTGTGTTTTGACATTAAAGGGATGAGTGTAAGAAAAAGGTACGTTTTCTGCTGGGGCGTGACCCTGCTGTAGCAACAACTGGCATGTTTATCAGACTGACTCACCTCGCAGCAGCTGAGCACAGAGCCTGAAAGAGCTTGTAGTGCTCAAAGTGAGTAGAAAGGAGCTATATAACTACCagcccatttaccatttacctgaTACAGGCAGGTGCAGTTATAGGTGGTGGGATGTTTACTTTAAAAGTGCCAAAGcaatttaatttctttcttttgttttccaatTTGCTTCACACTGTCGCAATCTCCATGAAGGTATCACAAAGGGTTCATGTAccagccaaagaaaaaaatggaaaaagtggTTTAATTATATCTACAGTAACAAAATCCCCCTTTAGTGGTTGCCTGAATGTCCCTGAATGACTAATCATAGATTGTTCTGCTCTCTCAAAATCTATTTCCTTCATTTTATTTGACGGCATCACAGCCACTGTTTTCTGTGCGGGCCTTTACGCTTCCTCACTGAAGCTACGATCCTAAGATTCAGAATTTATTTTATAGCTGCACTCTTCCATTAATGGTAAATATTGCAGGTAAATGTTATGCATTTTCCAGATTTCTACCCTGGTATAATAGATATGTTTGAAATTTctggaattttaaaatgaagttaTGTGTGTTTGAACAAAGTACGTTTGTCACTTGGAAGTTCAGAAGAAGTTCAGCGTCAGTCTGGTAGAGACTTTTACAAAGAGAAGtggtggctaaaaaaaaaaaaggtgcgtCGAGCGAGTCAGCTTTTGACTTGAACTTTTGACTTAAACTGaagtaaaaatgtgatttttctgtttccatAGTTCATAAAGAGTACATTGATGCAGCCGTACCTTCAAAAAACACTATTTTCACTTGTTAAGTCTTTACTCTCGtgtctgtatgatgtcaaagagagcggatatccctaatatggtcgtACCTAATAGGGCTGGCTCTGCctgtgagcacagcagcccaacccacctgctgttcaaagctTCTTTTAATGAGGGGAAACGACTCGGTAGAAAGTCGTCTTAACGTGACGGAACGGAAAGCGAGCTAAAACAGATTGTTTCAGTCAGCGGTTGAACTGAGGGAGTCCTCCTCtttaatatgttaaagcaaCATTCAGAAATTCAAGCGTACCCTTTTAATTATTGTGAAAGTTCATTTTCACTCCCTGCCCTTCCTGAGcaaaatgttattattattgttatggGAAAGTGCATTAAATCATGAATCAGAGTCACACCTTTCTCATGAATAAACGCCTGGTCTGCAGACACTCCTCTCCAGCTCCTAGATACATGCTGATGAAACTCTCACACATGCTTGTGAAGGTATTTTTCACACCCTGCTTTTACTgtcagtgcagtgtttgtccAGTTGGCTGCATGACTGACTAAGCATGTTCAGCCTGCTTGTTTTTCTCAAATGGTTTTAAAATGTTGCGTATCTATCTTATAGATTAAATACTTCTTTATTAGTAGATTTTACTTGCATGCTAAAAATGAACCTTTTTTTGAGAATGATTCTCAGCTACTCCCGCTACAGTTCGGTGTATCAACACGTTATCTGACCAATCTCATATATACCGTCTCCCTCTATTTCttgcagaataaaaaaaagatgtaatacATCATTTATCACTTTTTAAACAAGTTACCCACAAAATTAGATCTTGCATAAATTATGAAATGTAATAATAGCTTATCATTATTGCATTGTTTAATTTTCCGTGTAATTTAATGAACTGAACCTGAAGGCATTTTGCAGTTGTTAACACATATCTTCATATCaatctttaaataaaacctAAATATGCACTTTTCATAATCATGTGAGTAGAAGAAGCAGTTCtcacatttaaattttaatttctgAATTAGCTTCTGACCATTTATTAtaagtttagatttttttctagTACAGTAAGAACAAGTTTCAGTTGTTTCACAAGAGAAATCTGTCTGAGCTACTGCTGGATTTGGcaggaaaaaattatttatttatttttttaaacaccaatCATGGTTGGCattattaaattaaagtttTGATGTCAGTTGTGAAGTTGATTTATTTGTGTAAATTAGCAGCTCACACTGTAGGGTGTACTGAATCTTGTTTGTCTGACTGTCTTTGCAGTGATTCTCCAAGTCATTGCTCTCATCATCTACCCAGTCAAATTCAATGAGCTTATCTTTGAGGGTACCTATTACTACACCTGGGCCTACGGATTTGCCTGGGGTGCCACCATCATCTGCATCGGCTGTGCCATCATCTTCTGCTGCCTGCCAAATTATGAGGATGAACTCAGTGGCGCCGCAAAGGTCAAATACATCTATTCTTCCCAGTAAGGATAAATCCCGCACAGCCACCCAGTCATAGCCGTTTCCTGTTTTCACTCTGTGCTGCATCCGGACTGGCCACTGAACATTATTACACTGTACCATTTCACCAAAGATTTACACTGGCTCAGTTCAGCTAAATTTGGTCCAGCAATGGGGAAACCACTCCTCTACCATTCATTAGTGAAGTTAGAAGCAAGGAGTGATTCCTACTGGAAGTGGACTGTGATTGGAAACCGCATCTACTTTAATTCACAGATCGCTATTTTCAATTaagtcagaatttttttttatcaatttacCTGTAATTTTTAGCTGTAAATCTCTAACACAGTCTCATGGCACTTTGTGAAGTAGTTGCAGAAGTGAATCAAAGGACCAAGA
This is a stretch of genomic DNA from Archocentrus centrarchus isolate MPI-CPG fArcCen1 chromosome 15, fArcCen1, whole genome shotgun sequence. It encodes these proteins:
- the perp gene encoding p53 apoptosis effector related to PMP-22 produces the protein MFRCGIAYPRCRWIIPLLLVFAIIFDLIAICAQSGWVEDENAKSHYASMWKHCRGRNDNWQCWSLQDNSWAQAVAALMIIGLILLIIAFILAIVAMCNINTGLMIAVAAFLILVVILQVIALIIYPVKFNELIFEGTYYYTWAYGFAWGATIICIGCAIIFCCLPNYEDELSGAAKVKYIYSSQ